In Blastopirellula sediminis, the following proteins share a genomic window:
- a CDS encoding HEAT repeat domain-containing protein yields the protein MKRSLLTICWILLAVGTVAAQAPAPSTTPAPPVDSPAVAAIRESNPTTPLELAEAAALMVDLGRADVANEYLNKILTDKPSDEDLVKLQAKFGSGPLIRFQNLPALQPAGTDVANLVFAAVEKLTRNPAFLQQQVDALASTDENAVRSATIALRGAGAAAIEPLLLAFAKSDNASVRTASLKIILKLGQDAEPALWGALDSNDPQIKAAALSALGALRSNRSLDVMVGPAVNPSEPAEVRKAASQAVIDIVGAPASTSDVEKFLTKRIEGYLAGEPVFSGGPLTTMDVWTWNDAAPHLTKTTLSLADASTVWIARMARDLAAINPHNEENARLRMLTALQSVIALNGPNAPIKGTPADAAAQELGPAAVEDALAYALTHPNLTMAAIAACRWLGEQGNVAAVFPRDGRESPLATALSHGNFRVQAAAVDAILALDPKEPYAGSSALIEALITFARTSGERIAVIADPDSERAQELAGLLTELGYSVISRCGRREFFDAIYSTPDVELIFISDAVDRPGAFEMVQIVHRDKRTATTPIGVIPWIDDYSRWQVRLSDDPYAMALIRAHDIEGLTFQIQQLYALEGRLLVDAAERAQRGQMALAALAKLSSDPAYKFYDLVLYEKALADLITNPVSMEDAATLLANLGTPTAQCALVNTASENARPIAERQIAAKAFADSVKKFGLRLTRHQILLQYERYNESETYPRETQDVLASLLDTMEASAKGVRLDQPGLVQPVMEEVAK from the coding sequence ATGAAGCGATCACTACTTACGATTTGTTGGATCTTGCTGGCCGTCGGAACCGTCGCCGCCCAAGCGCCCGCTCCGTCGACGACGCCTGCCCCGCCGGTCGATTCTCCGGCTGTGGCCGCGATTCGCGAATCGAACCCGACGACTCCGCTGGAACTCGCCGAAGCGGCCGCACTGATGGTCGATCTGGGACGCGCCGACGTCGCCAACGAATATCTGAACAAGATCCTCACCGACAAGCCGAGCGATGAGGACCTGGTCAAGCTGCAAGCCAAGTTCGGCAGCGGTCCGCTGATCCGCTTTCAAAATCTCCCCGCACTGCAACCGGCTGGTACTGACGTCGCCAACCTTGTCTTCGCCGCGGTCGAGAAACTGACCCGCAATCCCGCCTTCCTCCAGCAGCAAGTCGATGCGCTCGCTTCGACCGATGAGAACGCAGTCCGTAGCGCCACCATCGCGCTGCGTGGCGCCGGCGCCGCGGCGATCGAGCCGCTGCTGTTGGCCTTCGCCAAGAGCGACAACGCGTCGGTTCGGACCGCGTCGCTGAAGATCATCCTAAAACTTGGCCAAGACGCCGAACCGGCTCTGTGGGGCGCTCTCGACAGCAATGATCCGCAAATCAAAGCGGCCGCTCTCTCGGCGCTCGGAGCGCTGCGCTCCAATCGTTCGCTCGACGTGATGGTCGGTCCGGCCGTCAATCCGAGCGAACCGGCCGAAGTCCGCAAAGCGGCCTCCCAAGCGGTGATCGACATCGTCGGCGCCCCGGCGTCGACCAGCGACGTCGAGAAGTTCCTCACCAAACGAATCGAAGGCTACTTGGCCGGCGAACCGGTCTTCTCCGGCGGTCCCCTAACCACGATGGACGTTTGGACCTGGAACGACGCCGCGCCCCACCTGACCAAGACGACGCTCAGCCTGGCCGATGCGTCGACCGTCTGGATCGCTCGGATGGCTCGCGACCTGGCGGCCATCAATCCGCACAACGAAGAAAACGCTCGCCTGCGAATGCTGACCGCGCTGCAAAGCGTGATCGCCCTGAACGGCCCCAACGCTCCGATCAAGGGAACGCCGGCCGATGCGGCCGCGCAAGAGTTGGGACCGGCCGCCGTGGAAGACGCCCTGGCCTATGCGTTGACCCACCCGAACCTGACGATGGCGGCGATCGCCGCTTGTCGTTGGCTGGGAGAACAAGGAAACGTCGCCGCGGTCTTCCCGCGTGACGGACGCGAAAGCCCGTTGGCGACCGCCCTGTCGCATGGCAACTTCCGCGTACAAGCGGCGGCGGTCGACGCCATCTTGGCGCTCGACCCGAAAGAGCCGTACGCCGGCTCGAGCGCTTTGATCGAAGCGCTGATCACCTTCGCTCGCACTTCTGGCGAACGCATCGCCGTGATCGCCGATCCTGATTCGGAACGCGCCCAAGAGTTGGCCGGCCTGCTGACCGAACTCGGCTACTCGGTCATCTCGCGCTGCGGACGCCGTGAGTTCTTCGACGCGATTTACTCGACTCCCGACGTCGAACTGATCTTCATCAGCGACGCGGTCGATCGCCCTGGCGCCTTTGAAATGGTGCAAATCGTCCACCGCGACAAGCGAACCGCCACTACGCCGATCGGCGTGATTCCGTGGATCGACGACTACAGCCGTTGGCAAGTTCGCCTGTCGGACGATCCTTACGCGATGGCCCTGATTCGGGCACACGACATCGAAGGGCTGACCTTCCAGATTCAACAGCTGTACGCTCTCGAAGGTCGTTTGCTGGTCGATGCCGCTGAACGTGCTCAGCGCGGCCAGATGGCGCTGGCCGCTTTGGCCAAGTTGTCCTCGGATCCCGCCTACAAGTTCTATGACCTTGTGCTGTACGAAAAAGCGCTCGCCGACCTGATCACCAATCCGGTTTCGATGGAAGACGCTGCGACGCTGTTGGCGAACCTCGGCACTCCGACCGCCCAGTGTGCGTTGGTCAACACGGCCAGCGAAAACGCACGTCCCATCGCCGAGCGGCAGATCGCCGCCAAGGCGTTCGCCGATTCGGTGAAGAAGTTCGGTTTGCGTCTGACGCGACATCAGATCTTGCTGCAGTACGAACGATACAACGAAAGCGAGACCTACCCACGCGAGACCCAAGATGTGTTGGCGAGCCTCCTCGATACGATGGAAGCTTCCGCGAAAGGAGTTCGCCTGGATCAGCCCGGCCTCGTGCAGCCTGTTATGGAAGAGGTCGCAAAGTAA
- a CDS encoding pyridoxamine 5'-phosphate oxidase family protein has product MGKIYETIEDRVAQFIRQQKLFFVATAPLAEDGLINLSPKGLDSFRILDEKTVAYLDLTGSGIETIAHAKENGRITVMFCSFEGAPNILRLYGQAEVLEPDHADFASLRELFPHMPGTRSIIRIHVSRISDSCGYAVPKYQFVEDRSTLIDYCVQKGPQGLADYRREKNATSLDGLKGLDNFEGDPATAES; this is encoded by the coding sequence ATGGGTAAGATCTACGAGACGATCGAGGATCGCGTCGCTCAATTCATTCGCCAACAGAAACTCTTTTTTGTCGCGACCGCGCCGTTGGCTGAAGATGGGCTGATTAATCTTTCGCCGAAAGGGCTCGACTCGTTTCGGATACTCGATGAGAAGACGGTCGCTTATCTCGATCTAACCGGCAGCGGCATTGAGACGATCGCTCACGCCAAAGAGAACGGCCGGATCACGGTGATGTTCTGCTCGTTTGAAGGCGCCCCAAATATCTTGCGGCTGTACGGCCAGGCCGAAGTGCTGGAGCCGGATCACGCCGACTTCGCTTCGCTCCGCGAACTCTTCCCGCACATGCCGGGGACCCGTTCGATCATTCGGATCCATGTCTCCCGCATCTCCGACTCATGCGGCTACGCGGTGCCGAAATATCAGTTTGTCGAAGATCGCTCGACGCTGATTGACTACTGCGTCCAGAAGGGCCCGCAAGGGTTGGCCGATTATCGGCGTGAAAAGAACGCGACCAGCCTCGACGGCTTGAAGGGGCTCGACAACTTTGAGGGGGACCCGGCGACTGCCGAAAGCTAA
- a CDS encoding protein-tyrosine phosphatase family protein, which yields MNLPDSLQTAMRTGIYWVSPRLAVGRFVDPLRREELLSQQVTHILNVSDAASLPETTLAPFAQVSDVPIADLTPIPVESALQCMEVIRRAFGDDDSKVFVHCIAGQNRSPTILWLFLIACGLKEEEAKERINRTSPDAAPGHRSLISEFLLSRVRAYGHEHPELASLLVDFS from the coding sequence ATGAATCTTCCCGATTCTTTACAAACGGCGATGCGGACCGGGATTTATTGGGTATCGCCGCGACTCGCCGTCGGGCGATTTGTTGATCCTTTGCGGCGCGAGGAACTCCTTTCGCAGCAGGTGACGCACATTTTGAATGTGAGCGACGCTGCAAGTTTGCCAGAGACGACGCTGGCCCCGTTTGCTCAAGTCTCCGACGTGCCGATCGCCGATCTGACGCCGATTCCGGTCGAGAGCGCTCTGCAGTGCATGGAGGTCATCCGTCGAGCGTTTGGCGACGACGACTCCAAAGTCTTTGTCCATTGCATCGCCGGACAGAATCGCTCGCCAACGATCTTGTGGCTGTTTCTGATTGCCTGCGGATTGAAGGAAGAGGAGGCGAAGGAAAGGATCAATCGTACGTCGCCGGATGCGGCCCCGGGGCATCGCTCGCTGATTAGCGAATTCTTACTGAGCCGAGTTCGGGCTTATGGCCACGAACACCCCGAGCTCGCCTCGTTGTTGGTCGACTTCTCGTAG
- a CDS encoding PVC-type heme-binding CxxCH protein has protein sequence MPKTPAYSAFLLLFALLGLFAFSAFAEETPADLEKKKRSLETAENEAVREHIRNFAGRGATGDFSIPAVDPLDAEKQFTTPDDVTVKLALSEPDVRQPVCINFDERGRMWVVQYLQYPFPAGLKVVKYDEHLRAVFDKVPPAPPHHDRGADKITIHEDVDGDGVFDKQKTFVDGLNIATSALPGRGGVWVMNPPYLLFYPDKDQDDVPDGDPEVHLAGFGLADTHAVANSLTWGPDGWLYGAQGSTCWATVTLPRNPSHPSVHFKGQGIWRYHPEKNLFEVFAEGGGNTFAVEFDAQGRVYSGHNGGNTRGFHYVQGGYYSKAWGKHGPLTNPYAFGFFTQMGHAAAERFSHTLVKYESEALPARYYGRLIAPVPLHNYVAVSKMMPDGSTWKTEDELKVMETDDVWFRPVDIKTGPDGCVYVADWCDTRLTHVDPRDTWDRARGRIWRIQPNEYPHQEPFDLGKLTTAELVKVLESPNKLRRQLAQRMIYEHGDPFAAASLIEKLPELKGQLALEYLWAIHGLRQYDEQTAKIALHHADPYVRVWGVRLLTPQLAETYADALYQMAEKETDVEVCSQLACTAKRIPGVVGFETAVRLATRDDLSGDPHIPLLTWWAIEGHANDSSLDIGGIVKKLQTTKIGGDVVLPRLAQRLAAEPTEPHLLELAELLNQTDVPTLRGSMLTGIDTAFAGRKIEALPAELRDAIVASASGDSPEQMALLVRAGQKEAEVAAIAVVENEKAKLDQRVKLAQLLGQVGSTEAKDALLRVATTTPSADVRVAAIGGLRQFDSPEIAMALVARYPQENETVRAAIIDLAAGRAASAQSLVTAIEKGTIPRSAVAVDLVENLKLHGDEALNERIGKLWGATRATPDELAKQLEQTATILKTGSGDAVHGAALFKKTCATCHKLHGDGASIGPELTGYERKNLDYMLLSVVDPSAAIREEYTNFRVLLVDGRVLSGFVREQDDKTITLQNAENPALVIPRDEIEEGPLAVDKSLMPDRLLSEMTATQIRDLFAYLQSDKAP, from the coding sequence ATGCCAAAAACTCCCGCCTACTCCGCCTTCCTGCTGCTGTTCGCCCTCCTCGGTTTGTTCGCGTTTAGTGCGTTTGCCGAAGAAACGCCTGCCGATTTGGAGAAGAAAAAACGTTCGCTGGAGACCGCCGAAAATGAGGCGGTCCGCGAGCATATTCGCAATTTCGCTGGCCGCGGCGCGACCGGCGATTTTTCGATTCCCGCCGTCGATCCGCTCGACGCCGAAAAGCAGTTCACGACGCCCGACGACGTGACGGTCAAGTTGGCTCTGTCTGAGCCCGACGTGCGACAGCCGGTCTGCATCAACTTTGACGAGCGGGGACGGATGTGGGTCGTGCAGTATCTGCAGTATCCCTTTCCGGCCGGTCTGAAGGTGGTGAAGTACGACGAACACCTTCGAGCCGTCTTTGATAAAGTTCCTCCGGCGCCCCCGCATCATGATCGCGGCGCCGACAAGATCACGATTCATGAAGATGTCGACGGCGACGGCGTCTTCGACAAGCAGAAGACCTTTGTCGACGGGCTGAACATCGCCACCAGCGCGCTCCCCGGCCGCGGCGGCGTCTGGGTGATGAACCCGCCTTACCTGCTGTTCTATCCCGACAAAGATCAAGACGACGTCCCGGACGGCGATCCGGAAGTTCACCTGGCCGGCTTCGGTTTGGCCGATACGCATGCGGTCGCCAACAGTTTGACCTGGGGACCCGACGGTTGGCTGTACGGTGCGCAAGGGAGCACCTGTTGGGCGACCGTGACGTTGCCGCGCAACCCGTCGCATCCGTCGGTCCATTTCAAAGGGCAGGGGATCTGGCGCTACCATCCCGAGAAGAACCTGTTCGAGGTCTTCGCCGAAGGGGGCGGCAACACGTTCGCCGTCGAATTCGACGCCCAGGGACGCGTTTACTCAGGACACAACGGCGGCAACACCCGCGGCTTTCACTACGTCCAAGGGGGCTACTATTCGAAGGCGTGGGGAAAGCATGGTCCGCTGACCAATCCCTACGCTTTCGGGTTCTTCACTCAGATGGGACATGCCGCGGCCGAACGTTTCAGCCACACGCTGGTCAAGTATGAGAGCGAAGCGCTGCCGGCTCGTTACTACGGTCGTTTGATCGCGCCGGTGCCGCTGCACAACTATGTTGCGGTCTCGAAGATGATGCCGGACGGTTCGACTTGGAAAACCGAGGACGAACTGAAGGTGATGGAGACCGACGACGTCTGGTTTCGCCCGGTTGATATCAAGACAGGACCGGATGGCTGCGTCTATGTCGCCGACTGGTGCGATACCCGTCTGACGCACGTCGATCCGCGCGATACATGGGATCGTGCTCGCGGTCGCATCTGGCGGATTCAGCCGAACGAATATCCGCATCAAGAGCCGTTTGATCTCGGCAAGCTAACGACTGCCGAATTAGTGAAGGTGCTCGAGAGCCCGAACAAGCTTCGCCGCCAACTGGCGCAGCGGATGATCTACGAACATGGCGATCCTTTCGCCGCGGCGAGCCTAATCGAGAAACTGCCGGAACTGAAAGGACAGCTGGCGCTCGAATACCTGTGGGCGATTCATGGTCTACGGCAATACGACGAACAGACGGCCAAGATCGCGCTCCATCATGCCGACCCGTACGTTCGCGTCTGGGGCGTTCGCCTGTTGACGCCGCAGTTGGCGGAAACCTACGCCGACGCGCTTTATCAAATGGCGGAGAAGGAAACGGACGTCGAAGTTTGCAGCCAGTTGGCTTGCACCGCCAAACGAATCCCCGGCGTCGTCGGGTTTGAAACGGCGGTCCGCCTGGCGACGCGTGACGACCTCTCCGGCGACCCGCACATTCCGCTCCTCACGTGGTGGGCGATCGAAGGGCATGCCAACGACTCGTCGCTCGACATCGGCGGCATCGTCAAGAAATTGCAAACGACCAAGATCGGCGGCGACGTGGTCTTGCCCCGTCTCGCCCAGCGTTTAGCGGCCGAACCGACGGAGCCTCACTTGCTGGAACTGGCCGAATTGCTGAACCAGACCGACGTGCCGACCTTGCGCGGCAGCATGTTGACGGGGATCGATACCGCCTTTGCTGGCCGGAAGATTGAAGCGTTGCCGGCGGAGCTGCGCGACGCGATCGTCGCTTCGGCCAGCGGCGATTCGCCAGAGCAGATGGCGCTCTTGGTGCGTGCTGGTCAGAAGGAAGCGGAAGTTGCGGCGATCGCCGTGGTGGAAAACGAAAAGGCGAAGCTCGACCAGCGCGTGAAGCTGGCGCAGCTGTTGGGACAAGTTGGTTCGACCGAAGCGAAAGACGCGTTGCTACGTGTCGCGACGACCACGCCTTCGGCCGATGTGCGCGTTGCGGCGATTGGTGGTTTGCGACAGTTCGACTCGCCCGAAATCGCGATGGCGCTGGTCGCTCGTTACCCGCAAGAGAACGAAACAGTTCGCGCAGCGATCATCGATCTGGCCGCGGGGCGCGCCGCTTCGGCACAATCGCTGGTTACTGCGATTGAAAAGGGGACAATTCCGCGCTCGGCCGTTGCGGTCGACCTGGTCGAAAACCTGAAGCTGCACGGCGACGAAGCGCTAAACGAGCGGATCGGCAAACTGTGGGGCGCCACGCGAGCGACGCCGGACGAACTGGCGAAGCAGCTTGAGCAGACGGCGACGATTCTGAAGACGGGAAGCGGCGACGCCGTGCATGGCGCCGCGCTCTTTAAGAAGACCTGTGCGACCTGTCATAAGCTGCATGGCGATGGGGCGTCGATCGGTCCTGAACTGACCGGGTACGAGCGAAAGAACCTCGACTACATGTTGCTGTCGGTCGTCGATCCGAGCGCTGCGATTCGGGAAGAGTACACCAACTTCCGCGTCCTGCTGGTCGACGGTCGCGTCTTGTCGGGCTTCGTTCGTGAGCAGGATGACAAGACGATCACGCTGCAAAACGCCGAGAACCCAGCTCTGGTGATTCCTCGCGATGAAATCGAGGAAGGTCCCTTGGCGGTCGACAAGTCTCTGATGCCCGATCGCTTGCTCAGCGAAATGACGGCGACGCAGATTCGCGATTTGTTCGCTTACTTGCAAAGCGACAAGGCGCCGTAA
- a CDS encoding sigma-54 interaction domain-containing protein — translation MMEVYNLTRRVAGSNASVLLLGETGVGKEMIASAVHRLSQRAAGPFVKVNCGALSESLLESELFGHMRGAFTGAVSNRTGRFEAAHGGSIFLDEINSTSLHLQVKLLRVLQEREFERVGDTQTIRVDTRVVAASNRDLMDEVEAERFREDLYWRLNVVPIRIPPLRERREDIPELVAHFLNVYSEANERHVVHIQREAMEALQDHDWPGNVRELQNYVERAVVLAESDELTVDLLPPEIRSGVKRPTLGMSAQAFDLDTLTQEVVQQGLNEADPDAEDLHSRVVNRVEKELIAQVMQACSGVQTKAATRLGINRNTLHKKLKEYDLDS, via the coding sequence ATGATGGAGGTCTACAACCTCACGCGTCGCGTGGCCGGCAGCAACGCTTCAGTTCTGCTGCTCGGCGAGACCGGCGTCGGTAAGGAAATGATCGCCTCGGCGGTTCATCGTTTGAGCCAACGTGCGGCCGGTCCCTTCGTGAAGGTGAACTGCGGCGCGCTGAGCGAGAGCCTGCTCGAAAGCGAACTGTTCGGGCACATGCGGGGCGCTTTTACCGGCGCGGTCAGCAACCGAACCGGTCGTTTTGAAGCGGCCCACGGCGGCTCGATCTTCCTCGACGAAATCAACTCGACGTCGCTCCACTTGCAAGTGAAACTGCTGCGGGTGCTGCAAGAGCGCGAATTTGAACGGGTCGGCGATACGCAAACCATTCGCGTCGATACCCGCGTCGTCGCCGCGTCGAACCGCGACCTGATGGACGAAGTCGAAGCGGAACGTTTCCGCGAAGACTTGTACTGGCGTCTGAACGTCGTCCCGATCCGCATCCCTCCGCTGCGCGAACGCCGCGAAGACATTCCAGAACTGGTCGCTCACTTTCTGAACGTCTATAGCGAAGCGAACGAACGGCACGTCGTCCATATCCAGCGCGAAGCGATGGAAGCGCTGCAGGATCATGATTGGCCTGGTAACGTCCGCGAACTGCAAAACTATGTAGAACGGGCCGTCGTGCTCGCCGAGTCAGACGAGTTGACCGTCGACCTGCTCCCCCCCGAAATCCGCAGCGGCGTGAAACGACCTACCCTCGGCATGTCGGCCCAGGCGTTTGACCTCGACACGCTAACGCAGGAAGTGGTGCAGCAAGGCCTCAACGAAGCCGACCCGGACGCTGAAGATTTGCATAGCCGCGTGGTGAACCGCGTCGAGAAAGAATTGATCGCGCAGGTCATGCAGGCCTGCAGCGGGGTCCAGACCAAGGCGGCGACCCGCTTGGGGATTAATCGGAATACCCTGCATAAAAAGCTGAAAGAATACGATCTCGACTCTTGA
- a CDS encoding GGDEF domain-containing protein → MERWLDSCTAHRQLTILVACLFCVVIGVLDMLLGNEFPVSALCLPFVVAVCWVASLQTAIILSLICSMAWIIDDAFQLHSSSPGVTLAEAWHTAVHASFFLVVVSVVWRLRCAYERERLFARIDVMTGLLNTAAFNDTAEREAAHCRRTHTPLTVAFIDCDNFKNVNDTLGHRTGDRLLKTVAGILCQSVRDMDAVARLGGDEFALLLPGATEEQSQVVIDRVQKRLNDAMAAEKWPVTFSIGVAVYHKPEPDADALLHGADQLMYDVKRNAKDGVAYHVE, encoded by the coding sequence ATGGAACGATGGCTCGACTCTTGTACCGCGCATCGTCAGCTGACGATTCTGGTGGCGTGCCTCTTCTGCGTTGTCATCGGCGTGCTCGACATGCTGCTCGGCAACGAGTTTCCGGTCTCCGCACTCTGTCTGCCGTTTGTGGTGGCGGTTTGCTGGGTCGCCAGTTTGCAGACGGCGATCATCCTCTCGCTGATTTGCTCGATGGCCTGGATCATTGACGACGCGTTTCAGCTCCACTCCAGTTCTCCCGGCGTTACGCTCGCCGAAGCCTGGCATACGGCGGTGCACGCTTCGTTTTTCCTGGTGGTCGTTTCGGTCGTCTGGCGACTACGGTGCGCGTACGAACGGGAACGATTGTTCGCCCGCATCGACGTGATGACGGGATTACTGAATACCGCCGCGTTCAACGATACCGCCGAACGCGAGGCGGCACATTGCCGTCGCACGCATACCCCGCTGACGGTCGCATTTATCGACTGCGACAACTTCAAGAACGTTAACGACACCCTCGGTCATCGAACCGGCGATCGTCTGCTGAAAACGGTCGCGGGGATTCTGTGCCAATCGGTTCGCGATATGGACGCCGTGGCGCGGTTGGGTGGAGACGAGTTCGCCCTGCTCCTCCCTGGCGCCACCGAAGAGCAATCGCAAGTCGTCATCGATCGCGTGCAAAAGCGACTGAACGATGCGATGGCCGCCGAGAAATGGCCGGTCACCTTCAGCATCGGCGTCGCGGTCTATCACAAGCCGGAACCGGACGCCGACGCGCTGTTGCATGGCGCCGATCAGCTGATGTACGACGTGAAACGGAACGCCAAAGATGGCGTCGCGTATCACGTGGAGTAA
- a CDS encoding YihY/virulence factor BrkB family protein, giving the protein MNDANPSRFRISTPAAIFALLGLLVASYVISFYVISFTGYDETPQELDGYYFADPLTDAGERRHLYFCRLYWPLIEIDARLITGRRPGSAVLKLLSCSDEGMVDAETFHSVEGY; this is encoded by the coding sequence ATGAACGACGCGAATCCGTCCAGATTCCGGATTTCCACCCCGGCCGCGATATTCGCCCTGCTCGGATTGCTAGTAGCGTCCTACGTCATTTCGTTCTATGTCATCTCATTCACTGGCTATGACGAAACGCCGCAGGAGCTTGACGGCTATTACTTCGCCGACCCGCTTACCGACGCCGGCGAACGCCGACACCTCTACTTTTGCCGGCTCTACTGGCCCTTGATCGAAATCGACGCCCGACTCATCACCGGTCGCCGCCCAGGTTCCGCCGTATTAAAACTCCTGTCTTGCAGCGATGAAGGTATGGTCGACGCCGAGACGTTCCATTCCGTCGAGGGCTATTAA
- a CDS encoding DUF1559 domain-containing protein, with the protein MRTCLSLRRESHRGGFTLVELLVVIAIIGVLIALLLPAVQQAREAARRMSCSNNLKQLGLATHNYHDTYRSFPFGARYYITKAGTSWRWALLPFMEQSAVYDLDKASGYNLDTYVGGGTQTNINAYSSYTRQILGLVIDGYVCPSSAIDPLYAYNAQLRSIGSVTQGHHYVGIMGAYPDPAGRTTTYYKTQYDAYATDNGALLINTTTGMQGVVDGTSNTILISEQSGNNHANAATRKMANYHTGWGGCAYNGTVADWRAGTAGQHRYGNGLTAVFHTPNPTSVGAEANAEWDFNTPLTSFHPGGIQVVLVDGSVRFVPDTINLTTIQQLSVRDDGQVVGEY; encoded by the coding sequence ATGAGAACGTGCCTTTCCCTGCGCCGCGAGTCGCATCGCGGCGGATTTACGCTGGTAGAGCTGCTAGTCGTGATTGCGATTATCGGCGTGTTAATCGCGCTGCTGTTGCCGGCCGTGCAGCAAGCTCGCGAAGCTGCCCGGCGGATGAGTTGCAGCAACAACTTGAAGCAGCTCGGCCTGGCGACGCACAACTACCACGACACCTATCGCTCGTTTCCCTTCGGCGCTCGCTACTACATCACCAAGGCGGGAACCAGCTGGCGATGGGCCTTGTTGCCGTTCATGGAGCAGTCGGCGGTTTACGATCTGGACAAAGCGTCCGGCTACAACCTCGATACGTACGTCGGCGGCGGTACGCAAACCAACATCAACGCTTACAGCAGCTACACGCGGCAGATCCTCGGGCTGGTAATTGACGGTTACGTTTGTCCCTCCAGCGCGATCGATCCGCTCTACGCCTACAACGCGCAGCTGAGATCGATCGGTTCCGTGACGCAGGGTCATCACTATGTCGGCATCATGGGCGCCTATCCTGACCCCGCCGGACGGACGACGACCTACTACAAGACGCAGTACGACGCCTACGCGACCGACAACGGCGCTTTGCTGATCAACACGACGACCGGCATGCAGGGAGTCGTCGACGGAACCTCGAACACGATTCTGATTTCGGAGCAGTCGGGCAATAACCACGCGAACGCCGCTACGCGAAAGATGGCCAACTATCACACCGGCTGGGGCGGTTGCGCCTACAACGGTACGGTCGCCGATTGGCGCGCCGGGACCGCGGGACAGCATCGGTACGGGAACGGCTTGACCGCCGTCTTCCATACGCCGAATCCGACGTCGGTTGGCGCCGAAGCGAACGCCGAGTGGGACTTCAACACGCCGCTCACTTCGTTCCATCCCGGCGGCATCCAGGTGGTGCTCGTCGACGGTTCAGTCCGCTTCGTGCCGGACACGATTAACCTGACGACGATCCAGCAACTAAGCGTGCGTGACGACGGTCAGGTGGTTGGCGAATACTAG